The genomic DNA CGTCGCCGTCGTGTCCATCCGGTTCGGCTGGCTGCCGGCCAACGGCTGGGTGCCGCCCGGCGTCGATTTCGGGGCCTTCCTCTCCCGGCTCATCCTCCCGGTCATCGCCCTGACGCTGGTGCAGGCCTCGATCCTGACCCGCTACGTGCGCTCCTCGGTGCTGGAGGTCCTGGGCGCGGACTACCTGCGCACCGCCCGCGCGATCGGCCAGTCCCGTTCCCGGGCGCTGCGCCGCCACGGCCTGCGCAACGCGGCGCTTCCGGTGCTCACGGTCATCGGCGTGCAGCTGAGCAGTCTCATCGTCGGCGCGGTCGTCATCGAGCAGGTCTTCGTCCTGCCCGGCCTGGGCTCCATGCTTCTCGACGCCGTCGCCAACCGCGACCTGACCACCGTCCAGACCATCGTCATGCTGCTGGTGGTGTTCACCCTGGCCGTGACGATGGTCGTCGACCTGCTCTACCGCCTCATCGACCCGCGCCTGCGCGGGAGGGCGACCGCATGAGCCGGCTGAAGCGTCTCCCCCTGACCGGCTGGCTCGGGCTGGCCATCGTGGCCCTGGTCGTGCTCACCGCGGCGCTGTCGTTGGCGTGGACCCCCTACGACCCGGTCCACGCCGTCCCCGAGCAGCGTCTCCTCGGCTCCTCCGCCGGGCACCCGATGGGCACCGACCGCTACGGGCGCGACGTCCTCTCCCGCATCATGGCGGGCGCGCGGATCACGCTGGCCGTCGGGGTGGTCGCGGTGGGCATCTCCGCGCTCGCCGGCACCGTCCTCGGCGTCTGGGCGGGCATGGCCCGCGGCTGGCCGGAGACGCTGATCATGCGCGGCGCCGACATCCTGCTGGCTTTCCCGGCCCTGCTGCTGGCCATCGTCGCCGGCGCCGCCTTCGGGGCCTCGACGACCACGGCGATGATCGCCATCGGCGTCGCCGGCGTCCCCGGTTTCGCCCGCGTCGCCCGCGCAGGCACGCTGCAGGTGATGACCCAGGACTACATCTCCGCCGCCCGGGTCTCGAACGTCCCGGGAGTGCTCATCGCCTGGCGCCACGTGCTGCCGAACATCATGGGCCTGCTCATCGTCCAGTCCACGGTGGCCTTCGCCCTGGCTGTCCTCGCCGAGGCCGCCCTGTCCTTCCTCGGCCTGGGCACCGCCCCGCCGGACCCCTCCTGGGGACGGATGCTGCAGTCGGCGCAGGCCTCCCTGGGCACCGCGCCCCAGCTCGCGTTCTGGCCGGGCCTGGCCATCGCGGCCACGGTACTCGGCTTCAACCTGCTCGGCGACGGCCTGCGCGACGTCCTCGATCCCCGCCACTCCAGGAGGTCCCGTGCCTGAGCTGCTGCGCGTCTCCGGGCTGTCCGTCGCGGGCCTGCTCCACGACGTCTCCTTCACCGTCGCCCGCGGGCAACGCCTGGGCATCATCGGCGAGTCCGGTTCCGGCAAGTCCCTCACCGCGCTGGCCGTCATGGGCCTCGTGCCCGACGACCTCATTCCCCGCCTCGGCGGCTCCGTGCTCGTCGACGGCACCGAGGTCATCGGCCTGCCCGACCGCCGCATGCGCCGGCTGCGCGGCACCGACGTCGCGATGGTCTTCCAGGAGCCCATGAACGCCCTGGACCCGATGATGACGGTCGGGCGCCAGGTGCTGGAGGCCACCCGCGGCGACGACACGCTTCGCGACGCCCTCTTCACCGAGGTCGGCCTCGACGGCAGGCAGGACCGCTACCCGCACGAGCTCTCCGGGGGCCAGCGCCAGCGCGTGCTCATCGCCATGGCCATCGCCGGCGACCCGGACGTGCTCATCTGCGACGAGCCGACCACCGCCCTCGACGTCACCGTCCAGGCCCAGATCCTCACCCTCATCGACCGCCTCGTCACCGAGCGCGACATGGCGCTGGTGTTCATCACCCACGACCTCGGCGTCATCGCCCGGATGTGCACCGACGTGCTCGTGCTGCGCGACGGCGCCGTCGTCGACCGCGGCCCCGCCGGATCGTTGCTGCGCGACCCCGGCCACGAGTACACCCGCGCGCTCATCGACGCCGCCAGACCCGGCCCGCCGGCGCCGCCCCGCCAGCACGGCCGGGTGCTCATCGACGTCGATCACGTCTCCACCGAGCACATCCTCGACGACGTCTCCCTGCAGGTCCGCCGCGGCGAGCGTCTCGGCGTCGTCGGCGGCTCCGGCTCGGGCAAGACCACCCTGCTGCGCCTCATCGCCGGCCTGGCCTCACCGACCGCGGGCACGGTTGACGTCGACGGCCGGGTCCAGGTCGTCTTCCAGGATCCCCAGTCCTCCCTCAACCCCCGCCTGACCGTGCGGAAATCCGTCGCCGAGGGCGGCCCCCGGGTGAGCGAGTCGCTGGCCGAGGTCGGCCTGCCCGCCGACGCCGGCGAACGCTACCCCCACCAGTTCTCCGGCGGCCAGCGCCAGCGCATCTCCATCGCCCGCGCCATCGCCGGCCGACCCGACATCCTGCTCGCCGACGAACCCGTCTCCGCCCTCGACGTCTCCGTGCGCGCCCAGGTCCTGGCCGTGCTCGACGAGCTGGTCACCGAGCACGGCCTGACGCTGGTCTTCGTCTCCCACGACCTGTCCGTGGTCCGCTCGGTCTGCGACACCGTCGCGGTGGTCCACGAGGGCCGGATCGTCGAGCACGGCCCCACCGAATCCGTCTGGGCCCATCCCCGGCACGAGTACACGCGCACGCTGCTGGAGGCGATCCCGACGATGGGCCGGTGACCGGCGTGAGGGGAGCGTGTAATTGCACGCTCCTGACACCCCTGCTTCCCGTGTAATTGCACAGTCCGACCCCCGGGCCGACGCGCCTTATTACACGACCACTACCCCAGCCGGAAGGACTCCAGGACCTCGTAGCGCGATCCGCCCCCGCGGCCCTCGCCGAGGTGCGACTCCATCAGGTGCAGTTCGTCGACCCGGAACTCCGGTCCGGCGTACACGGACAGCGCGTGGGCGACCTCGCGCAGGGCCCATTCGGAGCGCGGAATGGCCCTGGCGACGGTGAGGTGGGCGCGCTGACGGTGGCGCTCCTCCGGGTCGAGAAGGCAGTCGGCCATCAACTCCCGCAGACCGCGGACCTCGCCGCCGACGCCGATCCACAGGGTCCGGGAGTTGAAGGCGCCGGCGCCACGCAGGTGCAGCCGCAACGGGGCGGACAAGGCCGCCGCCCGGGCCAGGAAGTCGCCGAGGTCGCTGACGTCGTTGGGCTGCTCCCCGTAGAAGGCCAGGGTCAGGTGCCAGGCGTCGGGGTCGGTCCAGCGCAGCTCCCGGCCGAACTCCTGGCGCACCGGGCGCAGGGCGGCGGCCAGATGCTCGATGACGTCCTGGGGCGGGGTGATCGCCGCGAACACGCGTTTCATCGGCGCGGGCGGACCTCGAAGGACTGGTCCGCGGTGTGGAAGACCAGGAGCACCTCATCGCCGGGCGAGCACTCCCTGAGGAAGCGGTCGATGGGGCCGGTGACGGCGCGGTCCTCGCGCAGGGCCAGCAAGTGGGCGGATTTGGCTGAGGACAGGGGCACCTGGGACTGGCGCGGAACGGCGAACTGCGCGGCCAGGGCGCGGGGGACGGTGACCTCGCCGCCGTCGAGAAGCTCCCGCGTGACAGTGACGGGCACACCCCAGGAGCCGGAGCCGAGGTCGATGAGTCCGGACTCCCGGGCGGGGAACCAGCTGAAGTCGGGCTCGGGGACGCGCACGACGCGGAGCCGGTCGCCGTCGCGGTGGATCCGGAAGTCCCCGTCCTCGGCGACGGTGCGCACTCCCGTCGAGGGGAAGGGGGCGGCGTCCATCAGCTGGAAAAAATCGTCGCGGCCGGCGTCGATCTCGGCCGCGATCCAGGTGGGGATGTCAGGGTGGGTGTTTCCGGTCATGGGGCCAGCGTAGGTCAGCTGGAGTAGTAACGCACGAGCAGTGACGTGTCTGCGAGGTGTTCTTCGACCCGCTCGAAGACACTGGTCAGACGGATGAACTCGTCGTCTTCCTCCGCGGAGAGAGCGATGTTCTCGCGAAAATCAGGCGCCTGCATGCCCGCTACGATACTCCACCTGTCAACCTGTGGGGAACCCGGATAGCCCAGGTGTGCGAATCCGTGCGTCCGGGCCTGTGATCTGCGCCAAGTCCGACTGTGCAGGAGGCGTAGGATATGGCGCATGACAAGCATCAGGAAAGTCGGGAATCTGTCCTACCACCCCAGCGGCGCCCACGTGACGTCCCTGGAGACCGAGTGGGGTGACCTCTTCTACCTCTCCTCGGCCTCGGCCTTCGGCGCGCTGGAGGCCATCCGTGGCGGCGTCCCGATCATCGCGCCGTGGTTCGCCACCTTCCTCGGCGACCTCCAGCACGGCTGGGCCCGCCGCTCCCCGTGGACCATCGAGGAGACCGCCGACGGCTTCCACGGCGAGCTGGTCAACGAGGGCCTGTCGCTGGGCGTCGACGTCATCGCGCGCGCCGACGGCCTGAACATCCGGCTGAGCATCGAGAACACCACGGCGGAATCGCGCAGAGTCCAGCTGGGGTTCCACCCCTACTTCCGGGTCAGCGACGTCGAGGAGATCGCCGTCCGCGGCCTCGAGGGCGTCGACCTGCTCGACCGGGTCAGCGGCGACACCTTCCCCGCCGAGGGCGACCTCACCTTCGACGGGCTGGTCGACGTCATCGCCCTGGGCACCCCGGAGGTGCGGATCGTCGACAAGCACCGCGTGATCACCGTGCGCTCCCACGGTGCGGACTCCACGGTCGTGTGGAACCCGGGCGAGAAGAAAGCCGACTCCATGGGCGACATCGGCGTTCACGAGTGGAACGACTTCGTCTGCGTGGAGCCGGCTCTGCTGGGCGCGGGGCAGGAGGGCGTGCAGTTAACCCCGGGCGAGATCAACATCCTGGAGATGGACGTCACCGTCGAGGCCGCGGGCTAGCCTCCTAGATGTTCTGGCCGTCCTTGGTGACGGTGATCGTCCAGCCCGCCGCCGAGGTCTGCTGGAAGTCCTTGACGGTGTGGCCGGCGTCGGCCGCCCACTGCGGGATGGCCTCGGTGCCCTGGGTGCAGTCGAAGTCGATGACCATCTCATCGCCCGCCTCGAGGGTGCGGATGGCGTCCTTGGCCTCGACCGTCGGGAACGGGCAGACCATGCCCATCGCGTCGAGGTGGAAGCGGCCCGGGGCCAGCGGCGTGAGCTTCTCGGAGACGCTCGGCTTGGCCAGGGTGATGAGGCCGGTGGCGACGCCGAAGTTGGCGGCCGGGGTCGCCTGGGCGTCGAGGACGCGGTCCTCGGCGGAGACCGGGACGTCGTTGGTGATCGACTCCTCGGTGGAGTAGGTGCGGGTCGGGGTGGACGCCGCGGTGGTGGCCGGCTTGATCCACCAGCGGGCGCCGGCGCCGATGCCCAGCGCGATGAAGAGCATGGCGAACCAACCCTGGTAGGAGAACAGTGAGGTCTCGACCATGCCGTTGCCGACGGTGCAGCCGCCGGCCAGGGAGGCGCCCACGCCCATCATCAGGCCGCCGACAATGGAGCGGACGGTGGTGGTGGCGTCGGGGACGCGGATGCGGAATTCGCCGGAGGCTTTGGCGGCGATGAAGGAGCCGACTAGCAGGCCGAGGACCAGCAGGGTGCCCCAGTTGAAGCGGGCCGGGTCGGCGGTGACGCTGTAGGTCAGAACGTCGGCGGTCGGGGTGGTGATGCCCAGGCCGGAGTTACGGCCGGTGGCGGCGGACAGCGGCCAGGCGAGGACGCCGAGGAGGCCGATGACCGCGCCGGCGGTGTACATGTGCAGCGGCTTGCGGTACCACGGCTGATCCAGCGACACCTTCGGACGGGCGGCGTCCTTGGCCAGGAAGTGGCGGGCCGCCAGCGCGGTGCCCACGGAGATGGCGACGGCGAAGTACCACGGGGAGACGCCGAAGGTCTCCGGCAGGGTGGTCCAGCCGGTGTCCCAGGACTTCATGAAGGCGTTGAAGTCGGCGAGGACGCCGTACTTCATGGCGGCGGCGGAGACCGCGTACATCAGCAGCGCAAACCAGGAGCCGACCAGGCCCTCGCCGGAGCGGTACCAGGTGCCGGAGGCGCAGCCGCCGGCGAGGATGATGCCGAGGCCGAAGATGAGGCCGCCGACGGCGACGGCCGCCGGGGCGAAGGTGGAGTACTCCGGCGCGATGACGCCGGCGCTGGTCAGCGCGGCCAGGCCGACGGCGTGGACCGAAATGACGATGAACAGGGCGACGAGGTTGCGCCACTTGTTGTTGAGCCAGATGTCGCGGATCATGCCCGTGACGCAGAAGCGGCCACGCTGCATGACGACGCCGAGGGCGATGCCGACGGCCAGACCGGAAAGGATCATGGGAATCCCCGTTTCAATGTGGAGCGGAAGGAGGGCGTCCTTCGATGACTGGGACAGACTAGCAATTATGAACAATACTGTCTAGTAGCACTGACCCGAACGGTCTAGATCCGGCCGCCCGCCGGTGGGGCGTATAGTAATGATCATTCGTCGCCCCACCGATCACGGGCGGCTCTTTTTGTTGGTCGACCGTCGCTCGCAGAAAGGAGGGGCCTTGTCCACCCACGCCGCGGAACCCATGCCAAAACCCGCCGACCCCCGCGCGATGCTCTTCTCCCTCAACTCCTCGGCCCGCCGCTGGCCCGGCGCGCTGCGGGCCGCGCTGGCTATCTTCATCCCCGGCGCCGTCGCGCTCCTGCTCGGCTACCACTCGGAGATGTTCCTCATCGCCGCCGGCGGCTGCGCGGTCATCTACGGCGAGGGCCACCCCTACCGCGCCCGCTTCCGCGTCATGCTCGTGGCGGGCCTGCTCGTCGCGCTCGGCGCCACCGCCGGCGCGTTCGTCGGGTCCGTCGTCTGGGGTCAGATCGGCGCCGGGGGCAGCCACTGGTGGCTGCTGCTGACCGTGCTCTTCTGCTCCACCCTGGCCACCCTCGGCGGATTCCTCCAGAACGCGCTGCGCCTGCGCCCGCCGGGCTCCTTCTTCATCGTCATGGTCGCCGGCGGCTCCACCATGGTCGCCCGCATCGGCTTCAACCCGGTCGAGGTCGGCCTGTGGACCATGGTCGGCGTGGTCTCCGGCGTCATCCTCGGCATGCTGCCCGCGCTGGTGGATCCCTACGGCCCGCAGCGCACGGCGGTGATCACGCTGGACAAGGCCGTCGCCGACTTCGAGACCGCCGAGTCCCCCACCCTCGGCCAGCGGCTCAAGTGCCAGACCGCGCTCTTCGACGCCTGGACCGCACTCGGCGACGCACGGGTGATCAGCGGCGGGGAGATCATCCGCGAGGACCAGCGCCACCTCGTCGAGCGCACCCGCGAGGCGCAGATGCGCCTGGTCGTGCGCTCCGCGGAGCTGGGCATGACCGGCGCCGACACCGACCAGCTCAGCGAACTGCCGACCATGGTCGAGGCCCACCGCGCCTCCATCCCGCACACCCGCCCCTCGGCCAACTACCGCATCTACCGCTCCATGAACCGCCACTCCCACGCCATGGTCACCGCGGAGAAGATCCTCCTCGCCAGCCTGCTGGCCGGCACCACCGGCATCGCCATGGGCCTCTACCGCCCGGACTGGGCGATCGTCTCCGCGCTGCTCATGCTGCAGTGGGGCCCGGATCGCGTCCCCGGCCAGGTCCGGGGCCTGCACCGGCTCATCGGTTCGCTCCTCGGCGTCGGCCTCTTCGCCGTCTTCCACCTGCTGGAGTTCAGCGGCTGGACGCTGCTCGTCGCCCTGGCGATCTGCCAGTTCGGCGCGGAGGTCTTCGTGGTGAAGAACTACGCCGTCACCGTCATCTTCACCACGCCGCTGGCCCTGCTCCTGGGCAACGCCGTCACGGATCCGCTGGATCAGGTGGTCTACGCCCGCACCCTCGAGGTCACCCTCTCCATCCTCGCCGGTTCCCTGATTCTGTGGCTGTGGCGTCCCCGGGCCGCCAACCACGACCACCAACGGCTGGTCGCCCGCTCGAAGAAGGCGATGGGCACCCTCATCGGCGCGCTCGCCACCAAGACCCCGCAGGGCGCGCTGGAGGAACGCCGCGACCTGCAGTACGAGCTGCTCTCCGAACGTCGCGCCATCCAGTCCATCGCCCAGAACGACCGCCCGACCGCTTATCGACGCTGGGAGCACCACCAGCAGGTCCAGCGCGCCGGCTACGGGCTGCTCGACTTCTGCAACGCCAACGCCCACCGCGAGGTGTCCATCGCCGAGATCGCCGGCCTGGCCGAGAACGTCCGCGGCGTCTACCAGGCCGGAAGCACGCAGCACCCGAACTGACGGGGCCGTCGGTTCGGGTGCTGCGGGTCGGGCGTCGTTAAGCCTCCTCGGCGGCCTTGTGCAGCGCCTGCTCGAAGAGCTCGACCGGCTGCGCACCGGAGACGGCGAACTTGCCGTCGAAGATGAAGAAGGGCACGCCCTGGATGCCGAACTGGCGGGCCATGGAGATCTCCTGGGCGACCTCGGTGGAGAACTCGTCGGACTCGAGGATCTCGGCGACGCGCTCCGCGTCCAGGCCGACCTCGGCCGCGAACGCCTTGAGCTGCTCGTGGTTGGCGACGTTCTTGGCGTGGGTGAAGTAGCCGTTCTTGACCGTGGCGTCCCACTCCAGGCCCTTGCCCTGGTTGCGGGCGTAATGGGCGAGGCGGTGGGCGTCCCAGGTGTTGCCGACGATGGACTCGCGCCAGTTGAAGTCCAGGCCCACGGCGGCGGCCCGCTCGGCGAGCCCGTCGTTCATCTGGGTGACCTGCTCCTCCGGCATCCCCTTGGCGCGGGTGAAGTACTCCATGAACGTCTCGGTCGGCTCCTTCGGCGCGGTCGGGTCAAGCTGGAAGCTGCGCCAGGTGATCTCGACGTCGTCCCTGCCCTCGAATTTTTCCAGGGCAAGGTCGAGGTGGCGTTCACCGACGGTGCAGAACGGGCAGATGTAGTCGCTCCAGATATCGATCTTCATACTGCCAGTCAACCATCCGACGACTCCGGATATTCCGCCACTGGTGCTTATACTGATCAGCCACCAATTGATTTCTAGCCGGCTCCAGGTACGTCCAATGGGCCGGGCAAGGCGACCGATACTTCGTGTCCACCCCGCAAAACCCCCGTCCCGTCGACCCGCGGTACGCCGAGTGGGACGGTGCCACCGCACCCGCCCCCGGCTACCCGGACGACCTCCACCCCGGTCTCGTCCCGGGCATCGGCGTCGACCAGCAGCGCAACCGCTTCGCCGTCGACAAGACGCTGTTCACGGTCACCGCCGTCTTCATCGTCGCGTTCATCGCCTGGGGCCTGATCAGCCCGGCCGGCGTCTCCGCCGTCTCCGCCGCCGCTTTCGCCTGGGCGATGGAGAACCTCGGCTGGCTGCTCAACATCGTCATGATCCTCAGCTTCGGCGTCATGGTCTACCTCGCGTTCAGCCGCTTCGGGCGCATCAAGCTCGGCCGCGACGACGAGGAACCGGAGTTCTCCCGCTTCTCCTGGGTGGCGATGATGTTCGCCGCCGGCATCGGCGTGGGCATCTTCTTCTTCGGCCCCTCCGAACCGCTGACGTACTTCCTCTCCCCGCCCCCGGAAACCGTGGCCCCCGGCACCCCGGCGGCGCTGCACCAGGCGATGGCGCAGTCACACTTCCACTGGGGCCTGCCCGCCTGGTCCCTCTACGCGCTCGTCGGCGGGGCGATGGCCTACTCCGTCTACCGCCGCGGCCGCGTCCTGCTGATCTCCTCGATCTTCGCACCCTGGCTGGGCACCAAGGCCACCGACACCTGGGTCGGGCGCCTGATCGACATGCTCGCCATCTTCGCCACCCTCTTCGGCACCGCCGCCACCCTCGGGCTCGCGGCCACCCAGATCAGCGAGGGCGTCCAGCTGGTCGGCGGGCTCGACGGGGTCGGCAACACCATGCTCATCGTCATCATGGCCGTGCTCTCCCTCGGGTTCATCGTCTCGGCGGTCTCCGGCGTGTCCAAGGGCATCCGCGTCCTGTCGAACCTCAACATGAGCCTGACCGGCCTGGCCATCTTCTTCGTGTTCCTCTTCGGCCCGACCCTCTTCCTGCTCAACCTGCTGCCCTCCGGCGTCCTCGTCTACTTCCACGAGTTCCTCCCGATGCTGTCGAAGTCCCTGTCCTGGGGTTCCGAGTCCATCGCCTTCCAGTCCGCCTGGACCGCCTTCTACTGGGCGTGGTGGGTGTCCTGGGCGCCGTTCGTCGGCATGTTCATCGCCCGCATCTCTCGCGGCCGCACCCTGCGTGAATTCCTCCTGGTCTGCATGCTGGTGCCGACCTCGATCCTCATCCTCGCGTTCACCGTCTTCGGCGGCACCGCCATCACCTTCGCGATGGACGGCCGCCCCGGCTTCGACGGCGAATCCTCCTTCGAAGCCGTGCTCTTCGCCATGTTCGAGCAGCTGCCGCTGAACTCGGTCACCCCGGTGATCATCATCTTCATCCTGGCGGTCTTCTTCATCACCTCCGCCGACTCCGCCTCCACGGTCATGGGCACGATGTCCTCGCGCGGCAACCCCAACCCGAACAAGGCGGTCATCGTGTTCTGGGGTCTGTGCATGGTCGGCATCGCCGTCGTCATGCTGCTGGCCGGCGGTGAGGAAACGCTCTCCGCGCTGCAGGCGCTGACGATCCTCATCGCGATGCCGTTTGCGCTGGTGATGATCGCCATGATGATCGTCTTCCTGCGCGACCTCGCCACCGACCCGGCCGCCATCCGCCGCAGCTACGCCAAGACCGCCGTGGAGAACGCCGTCGTCCGCGGGCTCGAGGAGCACGGCGACGACTTCGAGCTGGCCGTCAAGTACGCCCCCGGCGAGCGCGGCGCCGGCGCCGACTTCGACTCCATGTCCGAGGAGGTCACCGAGTGGTACCGCCGAACCGACGAGGACGGCAACGAGGTCGCCTACGACTACGAGACCGACACCTGGGCGGACGGGTGGACCGAGGACACCGCCGGTGAACCGGGCCCGGACACAGATCCGGGCACAGAATCCGGGCGTGAGCGCTAGGAATCGGGCAATCGCCTGGCTGGTCGTATACTCTGCGTTCGATCACATGCAGTCGATCCGGCCACAGGTACGTCCGCGTAGGGGCCGGGCAAGGCGATGATGCCTCACATGTCCACACCAGAAGAACCAGATTCGCACCGTCTCGCCCGGGAACGGGCCGCCGCCGCGCAGGCCAGAGCCAAGGAAATGCAGGAAGGCTGGGACGGCGCCACGAAGAAGGTCCCCGAGTACCCGGACGACCTCCACCCCGGCCTCGTGCCCGGAATCAGCGTCGACGAGCAGCGCAACAAGTTCTCCGTCGACAAGCTCCTGTTCACCGTGACCGCGGCGGTCATCGTCGCGTTCATCGCCTGGGGCGTCCTCAGCCCCGCCAGCGTCTCCGCCGCCGCGGACAGCGCCTTCGCCTGGGCGATGGAAAACCTGGGCTGGCTGCTCAACATCGTCATGATCGTGGGCTTCGGCGTGATGGGCTACCTCGCGCTGTCCCGCTTCGGCAACATCCGCCTGGGCCGCGACGACGAGGAACCCGAGTTCTCCCGCTTTTCGTGGGTGGCGATGATGTTCGCCGCCGGCATCGGCGTGGGCCTGTTCTTCTTCGGCCCGTCGGAGCCGCTGGCGTACTTCCTCGATCCGCCGCCGAACACCGTGGCGCCGGGCACAGCCGAAGCCCTGCACATGGCGATGGCCCAGTCCCACTTCCACTGGACGTTGCCGGCGTGGGCCGTGTACTCGCTGGTCGGTGCCGCGATGGCCTACTCCATGTTCCGCCGGGGCCGGGTTTCGCTGATCTCCTCGATCTTCGCCCCCCTGTTCGGCACCGAGGTCAACGACAGCTGGATCGGCCGCCTCATCGACATGCTCGCGATCTTCGCGACGCTCTTCGGCACCGCCGCCGCCCTCGGCCTGGCCGCCACCCAGATCGGCTCGGGCGTCCAGCTGGTCGCAGGCCTCGACGAGGTCGGCAACACCCTGCTGATCTCCATCATCGCGGTGCTGACCGTCGGGTTCATCATCTCGGCGATCTCGGGAGTCTCCAAGGGCATCCGTCTGCTGTCGAACCTCAACATGATCCTGACGATGCTGGCCATCCTCTTCGTTTTCGTCGTCGGGCCGACGCTCTTCCTCGTCAACCTTGTCCCCTCCGGACTGATGGCCTACTTCGACGGCTTCTTCGCGATGCTGGGCCGCTCCCTGACCTGGGGCGAGGAGACCCTGGAATTCCAGTCCCTGTGGACCGCCTTCTACTGGGCGTGGTGGCTGTCCTGGTCGCCTTTCGTCGGCATGTTCATCGCCCGCATCTCCCGCGGTCGCACGCTGCGCGAATTCGGCCTGGTGTGCATGCTCGTCCCCTCCGCCATCCTCATCTTCGCCTTCACCGTCTTCGGCGGCACCACGATCAGCCTCTCCCGCGCCGGGGTCCCCGGCTTCGACGGCTCCGCCACCGGCGGCGAGGTGCTCTTCGGCATGTACGACGCTCTGCCGCTGAACCAGATCACCCCGGTCATCATGGTGCTCATCCTGGCGGTCTTCTTCATCACCTCCGCAGACTCCGCCTCCACGGTCATGGGCACCCTGTCCTCCCGCGGCAACCCCCTGCCGCACAACGCGGTCGTGTCCTTCTGGGGCCTGTGCATGGTCGGCATCGCCATCGTCATGCTGCTGGCCGGCGGTGAGGAATCACTCGACGCGCTGCAGTCCCTGACCATTCTCATCGCCATCCCCTTCAGCGTCGTGGTGCTCGGCATC from Corynebacterium guangdongense includes the following:
- a CDS encoding BCCT family transporter; the protein is MGVDQQRNRFAVDKTLFTVTAVFIVAFIAWGLISPAGVSAVSAAAFAWAMENLGWLLNIVMILSFGVMVYLAFSRFGRIKLGRDDEEPEFSRFSWVAMMFAAGIGVGIFFFGPSEPLTYFLSPPPETVAPGTPAALHQAMAQSHFHWGLPAWSLYALVGGAMAYSVYRRGRVLLISSIFAPWLGTKATDTWVGRLIDMLAIFATLFGTAATLGLAATQISEGVQLVGGLDGVGNTMLIVIMAVLSLGFIVSAVSGVSKGIRVLSNLNMSLTGLAIFFVFLFGPTLFLLNLLPSGVLVYFHEFLPMLSKSLSWGSESIAFQSAWTAFYWAWWVSWAPFVGMFIARISRGRTLREFLLVCMLVPTSILILAFTVFGGTAITFAMDGRPGFDGESSFEAVLFAMFEQLPLNSVTPVIIIFILAVFFITSADSASTVMGTMSSRGNPNPNKAVIVFWGLCMVGIAVVMLLAGGEETLSALQALTILIAMPFALVMIAMMIVFLRDLATDPAAIRRSYAKTAVENAVVRGLEEHGDDFELAVKYAPGERGAGADFDSMSEEVTEWYRRTDEDGNEVAYDYETDTWADGWTEDTAGEPGPDTDPGTESGRER
- a CDS encoding BCCT family transporter, with the translated sequence MQEGWDGATKKVPEYPDDLHPGLVPGISVDEQRNKFSVDKLLFTVTAAVIVAFIAWGVLSPASVSAAADSAFAWAMENLGWLLNIVMIVGFGVMGYLALSRFGNIRLGRDDEEPEFSRFSWVAMMFAAGIGVGLFFFGPSEPLAYFLDPPPNTVAPGTAEALHMAMAQSHFHWTLPAWAVYSLVGAAMAYSMFRRGRVSLISSIFAPLFGTEVNDSWIGRLIDMLAIFATLFGTAAALGLAATQIGSGVQLVAGLDEVGNTLLISIIAVLTVGFIISAISGVSKGIRLLSNLNMILTMLAILFVFVVGPTLFLVNLVPSGLMAYFDGFFAMLGRSLTWGEETLEFQSLWTAFYWAWWLSWSPFVGMFIARISRGRTLREFGLVCMLVPSAILIFAFTVFGGTTISLSRAGVPGFDGSATGGEVLFGMYDALPLNQITPVIMVLILAVFFITSADSASTVMGTLSSRGNPLPHNAVVSFWGLCMVGIAIVMLLAGGEESLDALQSLTILIAIPFSVVVLGIMVAFIRDLTTDPAAIRRTYAKNAMRKAVVRGLEEHGDDFELAVKYAPGERGAGADFDSTAEEVTEWYRRTDEEGNEIAFDYDTGTWEDGVVGRSRKNPDGPEAGETPDRES